Part of the Benincasa hispida cultivar B227 chromosome 11, ASM972705v1, whole genome shotgun sequence genome, atgtcacctatagttatcctaatgaaatgtaagtctctatcatCAACgccgttatataaagagattaatcatttcatggtccggtcttatacaaactctttgtataggatatccccgcttgcatgtctccacatgaatgatcaaaatcaaaccatttgtagcaatttacaatacttgtaatatctacaaagcgggtcgtatccgtaatgtcaccaggataaggcattcatccttatccatctactacagaccatttaggttagtaaatgcttataaaataacacttattttattaataacaatatattttcagagtttacaaattacgagactaCTAGGAGATTTAGAACACGATTCCCAACAGTATTTGcatcctcaaccaagttttcttgactattaattatttttctttttcgaggatttttatctttggaacccattggtctaccacgcttctggtatgttccaaactcattaatgataacttgttgtgttgggatatcaaatTTGTATGGAACATTtgtagctggtatatgtgacttagttactttttttttgcatctataaatgcatctagtaattgatttgctatattttgcaaatgaattatttcttgaactttaagttcacattgatctgtacggggatctaaatgagacaataacaatgcattccatgtaatttctttttccaacttcttaattcctccctctaatgttagaaaatttgtctcattaaaacgacaatcagcaaatcgtgcagtaaatacatcacctgtcaggggctcaagatatttaataattgatggggaatcatatccaacatatattcctagctttctttgaggacccatcttagtgcgttgtgatggagcaattggaacatatattgcacatccaaaaattctcagatgggaaatatttggctcatgaccataagctaattgtaatggtgagtacttatgattagctactggcctaatgcgtacaagtgacgctgtatacaaaatagcatgtctccatatagataaaggaagcttagctctcataagtaatagtcttgcaattaatttcaaatgttttataaatgattatgctaaaccattttgtgtatgaacatgagctacatgaTGTTCAACATTTATCTCAAtcgacatacaataattatcaaaagtttgggatgtaaattcaccaacattatcaagacgaatgatcttaattgtataatcaggaaattgtgctcttaacttaattatttgagcaagtaatcttgcaaatgcaagatttcgacttgataataagaacacgtgtgaccatctgttGGATGGTCTACTTGGTGTATTAatgggtccacatatatcaccatgaatttgttctaaaaatgcaggtgattcagtccccactttagttggtgatggtctaataatcaaatttatttgagagcaagcatcacatgataatttattaaattgaaaaatcttctggttcttcaatgtgtgtccattttaattttcaataattctccttatcattatagatcctggatgacccatcggtcatgccaaattgaaaatatatttggattcatgaacttcaggttcattgttacatatgtttcaattactcgtatatgagtataatacaatccaaaaaataaagCAGGAAACTCTtctaatatacgtttttcatttgagacagtggatatgatatatagatatttcacattattcttactatcagtctcaatatgataaccattgtaacgtatatctttaaaacttagaagatttctctttgattgactatagaacaatgcattgtcaattgtaaattttgttcctctaggtaaaataatatttgcttttccaaaaccttcgatcaatTTTGCAGAACCCGACattgtatttacttttacttttagtattgtcaatttggaaaagtattttttatttgaggtATTGTATGtatagttgcactgtctgccagacatagtTTTTTCTTTGCTCACTTTTGAGTcatccaacatatgaaaatgatctatttttcttcaaaaagaaaataattacaataagaaaaacaacacttaaaatatacaaaagttactaaaaaaaaacatgaagatagataaaagaaaacaacaatattaagtctagatattctcaaagtcaaaagaaacacttgatgtgtCACCAATTGTGCCAATCTTCTTTTtaagagattcaaagaagtctgtcacatccaaatttgtcatattgggatgggtcaaatatgtcattatcctggtatacAAAATTTGCTTTcacaattttcttattttcctttaGGGAGGCTTTATGAAGGTCagctaagtgttttgacgtacgaaagatacgtgaccaatgcccaccatgaaaataataatgatttctTCCTCTGCCCCGGTCATGACCTCGACCGcgaccacgacctcgaccacaattattattaaaattcacagcattcactttaaggaatggtgttgttccagttggtcgagattcatgatttttcatcaataactcgctATTTTGTTCGGCTATGAGaatacatgaaattaattcagaatactgtttaaaatcCTTCTCTTGATATTGCTGTTGCAAAAgatatttgagacatgaaatttagaaaatgtcttctctaacatatcagtatcagtaattttctctccgcataataattttgaactgattttaaataatgcagagttgtaatcacttactaatttgaaatcttgtagccttaagtgcatccactcataatgagctttaggaagaataactgttttttgatgatcataactctctttcaaatttttccacaagatacagggattattgtaagatactccattttcaatccctcgtggatatgatgatgaaggaaaatcatagtttttgctttgtccttATTGGATatcgtattttcttctttaatagtttccccaagattcatagcatccaagtgaatttcggcatcaagtacccatgacaaataattattgtcgtcAATATCGAGGgtgacaaattctaattttgtgaggtTTGTCATGACAgtactatcataaaatattgtacttacaTTAGAAATTTAAgagatattgaatatgcaaaataaataaaatttattaattataacgaagagggaaaaaccgacatgcctttaggacctacctttagtggAAAAAACGACAGGAGATCGTTCTGATAACGTGTgataaaattgaggagcacaacggaaacacggatatggagaaaatataatataataatatatttatataataataaaaataaataaaataattaaaattataaaattggataataggTAAATTGAAATGGAATTATCACCAATGTATATATCTCTACAAAATCTACAAATGACCACTTATCTATAGGAAATTTTGGCAAGTAGCAAGTGGCACACTTGGACAATATACATAGGTGATTGAATGACACGTAGCCAACACATGTGATAAAGAGAAAATGACACTTGACATTGCACTAATGAACatctattatttttatataatatttataataccaaCATAGttatttaaagaacaaaaaaatgaGTTGCCATAGTGAGTTTGGTTCAGTGGTATTAGCACAACGTCCGTTTCCTGGAGGTCAAAGATTCAATCTCCCACCTCATAGTTGTACAAATGTAAACGGTAAAcacaagaaataagaaagatgaaaatgttATAATTGCCCAAGTGAACATGGTGTCTCTAAAGAATAAACAGGATAATATAAGTTAATATTTGGACTGACTAGATAAACTGATATGATTGAAACACAATCCAAAGAGTGCATTCAAAATACCAAACAATCTTCCCCAAAACAAAATTAAGGATTTCGATTTTTCCAAGCCAAAAGCCACACACACCCCAAagcatgaagaaaaaaaaatggaagtttGTTCGGTCAACCAACCATAAACCCTCACTTCTCAAGCCACCTACAACAATAAATCTCTGCAAACCCTCATAATAATCTCGTCCATTTCGATAAGTGATTGTACATTGTGGAAGAAAGTCTAACATTCTCATATATACTCTTCTCTAACATTCGTTTATCTGTATAAGGGACATCAAACTCATAATTTTATAAGCGAAAGCACGATTCCAACCAATCTATATTGTGGAAGAAGAACATGAGAGAGAGGGATAGAGAGAGACAAAGTTGTGAGAGAAGaacaaaatggaagaagaaaagccCACCCTTGGATGTGATATGGTCGCAATTGCGAACGAAAATTAGCAAAAAACTAACGTGGCTGGAGTGGCGAGGTGGCCAGATCGATGGCAAACGAGGGTGTCTGACGGGAAGCAGAGGCAAGGTGACCTTGCAAATTGTATGCGCGAGAGTGAGAGATATTGGGGGGGGGAGGGGTCGATGACAGCTGGACAGTAGAGTTAGCACCAGGGCCGAGGCAGGGGGAGGACTCCCCATCCCCGTCCTCGCGAGGGGTATTTCCCCCATCCCCGCTGGGAAAACGGGTCCCCGCGGGGACCATCCCcgtttatatttaatatattgtcctaaataatttaattttgacttCAACCTAAaatgcaaattaaattaatacataGCCAAAATAATTCATAATTGTTTGAAACTCGAGATCTAACATACACTATATTTATAAAGTCATGTGAAATATAgtgaataaaataaagttacGTTGTATTTGAAACATATGTTGTACCtcgtcaaaataaaataaactaattttcaattattaatGTGTTCAGAAAGTTGGGTAGAAGGAGTTGTTTATGCATTATTattcaaatacaatatatttgtaGGAATTAGAGAACTAGTAGAGCaacaaaataaagagaaattagtatattaaaatcaaatttgataataaaaaataaataaaaatcaggAAGAGTTTGGTTTGTTTCTGCTAACTCACTATTGAAATACATTGTATTTCTAGAAGTACCAAACGATACGGCATCAACAACTACACATAAATCATTCTAgagagatttaaaaaaaattgacatcaaCCACCAAACGTCCTTATTTTCAACCATTCATGTAAGATTTAAATTGCTGAAACCATCCCAGTACAATGTCGAACGAGATACAGAAAGATTGGAAGACAGAAAAAGCTTATGTtgaatataataacaaattgtTGGAACGATGAAACTAATGGAATATAAGCTTCAACAACATGTAATCATGATAATATGAACTTTCATCCCATCTATCGTCGAAAAGAATCCTTACTCGTCGTAGAGCCATAGCAAAAAATAGAAAGATTAAAACAATGACTACTTACTTGTTTGTAGAAAAGATCGacttttttttaagatattgaTAAAATGAAGTGTGtatcaaaaattttaaaatgatgtaatgatataataagatgataagtGATAAAGcatgataaaaaattgaaaaatgagaaaaattgaATGAAATGTACCGTTTGTttgatgataatatgtataaaataatgaataaaatcttagttgaaatcaaatatattaatatgaacttaaaatagtaaaaaaaaaaattaataagataatgtaaaatttgaagatctagtataaattaaaatcaaaatggaggTATACAAATTAGAGAttgatttattttgaataaattcAAAAAGTGGTTATGTCAAATcaaatgtgatattaaattgtcgtgtcatctttttctcttgaataTTAGTTGGAATCTCATAATTGATACACGCGACAATAATTACACTATATTTCTATTTAGAATTAATATACGCTTTCCATTTACATTGTATTTTTAATTAGAATTGATACAcgttaataataattatactatatttgaaaatgttatTATCCGATCATACCAAAGGCAAATTTGGTATTATAAAAGTacatgttttatcaaaattcttattattttcGATTTTTGTCATAAATTCAAAGGACTCCCAAATTTTGCCATTTTCTCCTATTTCTCGTAATGTTTTGAAGAAGGCCCAACTCTTCATTTGGTTCCACAAAATTCATCTGAAGTAATGGATTTTATGACCATCTTTGTTCGCCTATTAGTAAAAGCAACTGATAAACACCTTCTTGTGATCAAATACTTTATAGAAAAAGCTACAAAGACATACCACCTTCTCACAAAAGACCCATCAACGATGTCTATCGATATATTTTCACATATTTGATTCAAGAATGATAGAAGTCTAAGACGATCATAGGTGAAAGAGTAAATATTTTATTGTGTACATTAGCATATGGTGCATTGCTCACTAACTATTTATATGCATATGAAACTTGAGAGGTCATGTAATTTGAGTTCTTATATACATATTATACAATCTTGAGTATTTACACAATTGCATACACACACTACATGATTGGTGCACTAGTGCATTTTTATTTTGGTCATAACTTCTTCAATAGAACTTCTTCTTAGCTAAAGGATCActcttttcatatatatatatattttttttatgtttataaactaagAAAAATGATACACCATCTTGATTTCTAAGATCCAACTAAAATGATCTAAAGTCTAAACTTCGAGAGGCCATAAACTAAGAACTTTGTTAGCTAAAAtagatttttatctttttttttttttaattctgtgtgatcatgttttttttccattggattcttccattttttataattagatttattggTATGAAAAAGCTTGCTCCATGAGTGACTTGGGGACTTGTTCAATCATTCTTCATGAGCTTAAAGTGAAACCATAAGTTCAAAGATTGCCAATTTTAGACACATCTTTAATGGTTACatgattattataaataaaggagatttttctaaaatagtCTCTTCATAGCTCTTCATTTGGGTCGATAATTCTCAAATGTTTTTTTACGGGTGacaaaaatttctttaaaaaaaatgccaaTAAAATGTTTCATGTATCTTTTAAGATCAAATAATCGAGAAAAATGGACTTACTAATAACGTCTTATTGAATGAGTGAAAGTGTAAAAGCATTTTCATTTGGGTTAGATCTTTCAGTTGGTCTCCAATTAACCCAACCAAATTCAAccctaaaaaaaattgggttgaattatccgttattattattattattttcttaatttaaaatacttaaatttatctACCATAACTAAATTTTCAGCTACTAAAATATCTATTACAAACTTAAAGAAATAAACACAAATTCGattctaaaagaaataaataaataaataaataaaattatagtgAGAAAGAGATAAAACAATGGAATGAAATagattaataaaaagaaaaggtaaatatttataaaaggaAATGGAATTGTATCTCTCATAACCAAAGCAGCAAAGGGGgaataataatcaaataattgCTAGAAATgacaacaataataattttctccaatacaaaataataattaaaaacaaatgaacTTCCTTCTTCAAGCCTTCTTCAAGTTGTCGATCATCAATCTCTGTGTTCTTTCCCTTTTGCTGATCtttggtttttatttaatcttttttgtCAAAGATTCCATTTTTGCTGCTGCTCTCATAATACTTCATCCTCTATCATCTTCTATCTTTCTCTTATTCTTCgccatgtttttttttgttgcagAACATCGAATGTAAATTAAAgcttgaaataaaaattaaatttggttgGTTGTTGGATTTAGCATGGGCGACCAACATAACAGTTGAGTGAGCCAGAGAAGCGAGTAAGCCTTCTAACAAAGGTGCCAGGCTTAGCCTTGATCATATCGAACCTGCTGTATGGCCTTCGTTTGCTTGGATTCCCAGACTGAATGAAGTATGCTCCATTCATCATCAAATCCCCTTCCGATCTCCATGTCCATGTTCTCCATACACTCTCCGTTGCATAGTTTCTGTTTGTAACCTGCACAAACACATTCACCATTAACTTATGAATtctaacatggtatcagagccttttcaacttttcttttcttttacctGTCTTGCAGCAGGGTTTGGTGGGGCGATGAAACGGTTTCCTTGACTGATAATGGTGGGATGTTGACTGCCGCCAATGGCGTACATGAGCCAATGAGTGTAATCGTTGTTGACGACATGGAAGAAACCCCATCTGCATCTTGGCATTCTCTGCACCAATCCCTTTCCGAAATGGTTGAACGCGACGGTCACTTGCATGATTGAGTCGCCTTGATAAGAATCACTTGCACCGAACAACATCACCTGTATAATAATGAAATGGTCagaatggatttttttttccttctattagagagtaataatgtaattagtaatttgattatatatagaCTTTACGTCGTTGTGATGAGTGAAATGAGAGTTTGAGATGGTGATTGCGGTGGAGCCTTGGATTGCGTCGATGAGTCCATCTTGGCAATTAGACATAGAGAGATGATCGAGCCAGATGTTGGATGATCCAAAGATGGAGATACCGTCTCCGTCACTAACGGTTCGAAGGCCGACATGGTCAGCGGAGTCTCTGATCATGCCACCGCGAGCTGAAACGACGTGGTGGATGTGAAGGCCGTGGATGATCACATTCCGGGAAAATTGAATGCTAAGACCAGCACCATAGGCAATGTGAACATTGGCACCGCGAGCATCAATGGTCTTGTGGCTGGTGATCAACAGCTCCTTGGACAACCTGATGATCATGCTGCGTCCAAAAATGATCCATAGTGGCCGCTTTTGAATAGCGGCGTGTCGGAGGGTTCCACGTCTAGGGTTTATAACGTCGTTATCCGATGGATCGGTCACAACATAGAAACGTCCTCTCAAGCCACCGGTGGTTTTTCGGCCGAAACCAAGCACGCAAGAGACAAGCTTCTTACGGTTCATGGCCCAATTTCGGTCACAACGCCAGCATCGGTCAATCGGGTTTGTTGCCATGCAAGGACCGTTATATTTCTTCAGACTCCTCCTAGTGCTATTGCTTCCCTCTATTCCCTCCAAAGCCCTGAATCCGAAACAAAAcgaaataaaacaaaatgtcAATATCAATATCAATGTCAATGtctcaattttatgaaaatatcaaaGAAAGATTAGAGTAGACGACATACAAATGAACATGTTCGTTGAAATGATCAGTGACATTCATGGGATCAGGATGGAAAGATTCAAGAGCAGCTTGTTTGGCTTCTTCAGCCTTTTGGAGCAAATAATCATCATATTCAGCAATGCCAGCTCTTAG contains:
- the LOC120091762 gene encoding pectate lyase-like; translated protein: MAGCCSIKVVMFLVSMAVLMPTLRAGIAEYDDYLLQKAEEAKQAALESFHPDPMNVTDHFNEHVHLALEGIEGSNSTRRSLKKYNGPCMATNPIDRCWRCDRNWAMNRKKLVSCVLGFGRKTTGGLRGRFYVVTDPSDNDVINPRRGTLRHAAIQKRPLWIIFGRSMIIRLSKELLITSHKTIDARGANVHIAYGAGLSIQFSRNVIIHGLHIHHVVSARGGMIRDSADHVGLRTVSDGDGISIFGSSNIWLDHLSMSNCQDGLIDAIQGSTAITISNSHFTHHNDVMLFGASDSYQGDSIMQVTVAFNHFGKGLVQRMPRCRWGFFHVVNNDYTHWLMYAIGGSQHPTIISQGNRFIAPPNPAARQVTNRNYATESVWRTWTWRSEGDLMMNGAYFIQSGNPSKRRPYSRFDMIKAKPGTFVRRLTRFSGSLNCYVGRPC